From the Serratia nematodiphila DZ0503SBS1 genome, one window contains:
- a CDS encoding LysR family transcriptional regulator: MEPELNDIRLFVEVARARSFRQAADAIGIPNPTLSRRVSALEKAIGLRLLHRTTRKVELTEAGQIYFERCRRIVDEARLAHEQLGEMLAQPSGLLRASFPVDFAVTYLTPLVVEFASRYPGITFDFDLTPRRVDLVSEPFDVAIRTGKPENSQLIARLLAELPAYLYASPRYLERMGEPGEPADLERHECLGILKATSWTLHDETTTTTISFGGGRFTLNSIGMIRQLAVLDMGIILVPGQLVADDLASGRLRQVLPQWRGDPVPVYAITETRLLPAKTQRFIEFLRERLRR, from the coding sequence ATGGAACCAGAACTCAATGACATCCGGCTGTTTGTGGAGGTCGCCAGGGCCAGGAGCTTCCGGCAGGCAGCCGATGCGATCGGGATACCGAACCCTACGCTGTCACGCCGTGTCAGCGCTCTGGAGAAGGCCATCGGCCTGCGTCTGCTGCATCGCACGACACGAAAGGTGGAACTGACCGAGGCTGGTCAAATTTATTTCGAGCGTTGCAGGCGCATCGTGGACGAGGCCCGTCTGGCACACGAACAACTGGGTGAAATGCTCGCCCAACCCAGTGGCTTGTTGCGGGCGTCTTTTCCCGTTGACTTCGCCGTGACCTACCTGACGCCGCTGGTAGTCGAATTCGCCAGTCGCTATCCAGGAATCACCTTCGATTTCGATCTCACGCCCAGGAGAGTTGATCTGGTGAGCGAACCGTTTGACGTGGCGATACGCACGGGTAAACCAGAGAATTCGCAACTGATCGCGCGTCTGCTGGCTGAGCTGCCTGCTTATCTCTATGCCTCGCCCCGATACCTCGAACGTATGGGCGAACCCGGTGAACCTGCTGATCTGGAGCGGCACGAGTGTCTTGGCATCCTGAAAGCAACATCGTGGACACTGCATGACGAGACAACCACAACGACGATTTCGTTTGGTGGAGGCCGGTTTACACTCAACAGCATCGGGATGATTAGACAGTTAGCGGTGCTCGATATGGGCATCATCCTGGTGCCCGGGCAACTGGTAGCCGATGACCTGGCCAGTGGAAGATTGCGACAAGTGTTGCCGCAATGGAGAGGAGATCCCGTGCCTGTCTATGCGATCACTGAAACACGTCTGCTACCGGCGAAGACGCAGCGTTTCATTGAGTTTTTGCGCGAGCGGTTGCGCCGATAG
- a CDS encoding NAD(P)-dependent alcohol dehydrogenase has protein sequence MNTPAQAPAQFRAAVVREPRGAFAIESARLDDVRDDEVLVRVVASGLCHTDVAVRNGVMPTPLPAVLGHEGSGVVEAVGSAVRYVQPGDHVVLSYLSCGTCKECEAGRPSSCISIRPLCFGGCRPDGSHAIESHDGSTLHDRFFGQSSFADYAVANERNVIKVDTDLPLQLLGPLGCGFMTGAGAMWNELPVVPGSIVAVFGTGAVGLSAIMAARIAGATTIIAIDRVQERLALSAELGATHGVDSSGGDTAEKIRAIAPTGVNVAFDTSGRPEIIRAAFDVLAQRGVLGLVAPAGDVAFNVPELIGGCKTVKGIALGGGSARTLVPLMLDYYRKGQYPFDRLVQYYPLSGINDAVRDSGEGRVIKPVLLMDEQVPRETS, from the coding sequence ATGAACACGCCTGCCCAAGCTCCTGCTCAGTTTCGCGCCGCCGTCGTGCGCGAGCCCAGGGGTGCCTTCGCTATCGAGTCGGCACGCCTGGATGATGTCCGCGACGACGAGGTGCTGGTGCGCGTGGTTGCCAGCGGCCTGTGCCACACCGATGTCGCGGTACGCAACGGCGTGATGCCCACGCCATTGCCGGCGGTGCTCGGCCACGAAGGCTCCGGGGTGGTCGAGGCAGTCGGCTCGGCCGTGCGCTACGTGCAGCCGGGCGACCATGTGGTGTTGAGCTACCTCAGTTGCGGTACCTGCAAGGAGTGCGAGGCGGGCCGGCCGTCCTCCTGCATCTCCATCCGTCCGCTGTGCTTCGGCGGCTGCCGCCCCGACGGCAGCCACGCCATCGAAAGCCACGACGGCAGCACGCTGCACGACCGTTTCTTCGGCCAGTCCTCTTTCGCCGACTACGCTGTGGCCAACGAGCGCAACGTCATCAAGGTCGATACCGACCTGCCGCTGCAACTGCTTGGCCCGCTGGGCTGCGGCTTCATGACCGGTGCAGGGGCCATGTGGAACGAACTGCCGGTGGTACCCGGCAGTATCGTCGCCGTGTTCGGCACCGGAGCGGTGGGCCTGAGCGCGATCATGGCGGCACGTATCGCCGGCGCCACCACCATCATCGCCATAGACAGGGTGCAGGAACGTTTGGCGCTGTCCGCCGAGCTCGGCGCCACCCATGGCGTGGATAGCAGCGGTGGCGACACGGCGGAGAAGATCCGCGCGATCGCGCCAACCGGCGTGAACGTCGCTTTCGACACCAGCGGCCGCCCGGAGATTATCCGTGCCGCTTTTGATGTCCTGGCACAGCGCGGCGTGCTCGGCCTCGTGGCTCCGGCCGGCGACGTCGCCTTCAACGTGCCCGAACTGATCGGCGGCTGCAAGACGGTCAAAGGCATCGCCCTTGGCGGCGGCTCGGCGCGGACGCTGGTGCCGCTGATGCTCGACTACTACCGCAAGGGCCAGTACCCGTTCGACCGGCTGGTGCAGTACTACCCGCTGTCCGGCATCAACGACGCCGTTCGCGACAGTGGCGAGGGTCGGGTGATCAAGCCAGTGCTGCTGATGGATGAGCAGGTGCCACGCGAAACCTCATAG
- a CDS encoding plasmid partitioning protein RepB C-terminal domain-containing protein: MIKQCFNNHFHLYPIELLLPSRSIPVNVRASNKYKQILTSIAEIGLIEPVIIFITENGEHRILDGHLRIEALKDLEITHAHCLISPVEDTYSYNKRVNHLTILQEQRMLQKAVESGVSVEKLCAVLGLSQGIINTRLRISEGISKEALALLADKNVSQNVLDVLKKIKLHKQMDFVSTMVTLNNFTKKFALSMLHVLPAEHLVRKPDNAPDDKDMIKTLARLEKEMAALQVETQDIENEFAENNLNLMVVRSYIAKLLSKNEVIHWLYDNKSEYLDVLKKVLGVKHLNEIQPGQHSV, from the coding sequence ATGATTAAACAATGTTTTAACAACCATTTTCACCTGTATCCTATCGAGCTCTTGTTGCCATCGAGATCTATTCCGGTTAATGTCAGGGCCAGTAATAAGTACAAACAAATACTGACATCAATAGCTGAAATAGGTTTAATTGAGCCTGTTATAATTTTTATTACAGAAAATGGGGAACATAGAATTCTCGACGGGCATTTACGTATCGAAGCTTTAAAAGATCTGGAAATTACACATGCACATTGCCTCATATCACCGGTTGAAGATACATATTCATATAACAAAAGGGTAAATCATTTAACCATACTTCAGGAGCAAAGGATGCTCCAGAAAGCGGTTGAATCTGGTGTATCGGTGGAAAAATTGTGTGCCGTTCTTGGATTATCTCAGGGAATAATTAACACCAGACTCCGTATTTCCGAAGGAATTTCGAAGGAAGCACTCGCGTTACTGGCTGATAAAAACGTATCGCAAAACGTCTTGGATGTTCTTAAAAAAATAAAACTCCACAAACAGATGGATTTTGTGTCAACAATGGTGACATTGAATAATTTTACTAAAAAATTCGCTCTATCTATGTTACATGTCTTACCTGCTGAGCATTTGGTCAGAAAGCCAGATAATGCTCCTGATGATAAAGATATGATCAAAACGCTTGCACGACTTGAAAAGGAAATGGCCGCGCTTCAAGTTGAAACGCAAGATATCGAGAATGAATTTGCAGAAAACAATCTCAACCTGATGGTTGTGAGATCATACATTGCAAAACTTCTCAGTAAGAATGAGGTTATTCATTGGCTATATGATAACAAAAGTGAGTATCTTGACGTCTTGAAGAAGGTGCTGGGGGTTAAACATCTGAACGAGATTCAGCCTGGCCAGCATTCTGTCTGA
- a CDS encoding ParB/RepB/Spo0J family partition protein, protein MSDEKVVLIETNKILVINPRQRDKFIHKEIKENIRQIGLKRPVTVRRIVHNEYEFALICGQGRLEAYIHYQEAYIPAIVKDVSEETGHLMSLTENIARRKPRATELLDSVRQLKKQGLTDKEIGERLGYVVSWVQGVSSLLEKGEKKLLAAFEAGNIPLYLAVEISRAPDESIQDSLTEALLNGTIKGKQINIIKRIIDNRKNGNKGSTNKTFSTKRIQKKYSAEELASMYQKSSDEHKEIQAKARYSRETLMLVKEIFRQLTQDSHFCELLNKNNITDMPEILSPAR, encoded by the coding sequence ATGTCTGATGAAAAAGTTGTACTTATCGAAACAAACAAAATACTGGTCATTAACCCTCGTCAACGAGATAAGTTCATACATAAAGAGATTAAAGAGAACATTCGTCAAATTGGCCTGAAACGCCCTGTCACCGTTCGTAGAATTGTTCACAACGAATATGAATTTGCTTTGATCTGTGGCCAGGGGAGGCTTGAAGCTTACATCCATTATCAGGAAGCATACATCCCCGCGATCGTAAAAGACGTCAGTGAAGAAACAGGCCACCTGATGAGCCTCACAGAAAATATTGCCAGACGGAAACCACGGGCAACCGAGCTTCTGGACAGTGTAAGGCAGTTAAAGAAGCAGGGATTGACTGACAAGGAGATTGGCGAGCGACTGGGATACGTAGTAAGTTGGGTGCAGGGCGTAAGTAGCCTTCTTGAGAAAGGTGAGAAAAAATTATTGGCTGCCTTTGAGGCCGGTAATATTCCCCTGTACCTTGCGGTAGAGATTTCCCGGGCGCCCGATGAGTCGATTCAGGACTCCCTGACAGAGGCATTGCTGAACGGTACTATCAAAGGTAAACAAATTAACATTATCAAGCGAATTATTGATAATCGAAAAAATGGAAATAAAGGTTCAACTAATAAAACATTCTCAACGAAGCGAATTCAAAAGAAATACTCTGCAGAAGAACTCGCTTCAATGTATCAAAAAAGCTCAGATGAACACAAAGAAATTCAGGCTAAAGCACGGTACTCCCGTGAAACTCTCATGCTGGTAAAAGAAATATTTAGGCAACTTACTCAGGATAGTCATTTTTGTGAATTATTGAATAAAAACAACATTACTGACATGCCTGAAATATTATCCCCTGCACGATAA
- a CDS encoding recombinase family protein yields the protein MIYAAEYMRMSTDHQKYSLDNQSGYIREYAKKHNITIIKSYNDAGKSGLNLSGRPGLKALIDDVLEHRISISLILVYDVSRFGRFQDTDEAGHYSHLLKLRGVKIIYCAEHFSEAQPEMFTLGLALSRHGAASFSRNQSEKVFLGQVNLIKKGYHQGGLAGYGLRRLLIDENHNPKGELKHGQRKSIQTDRVILTPGPREEISIVNRIFDMFNDEGKPELVIASELNRRQILAENGSCWSRAKVHQILTSEKYIGNSVYNKTSFKLKQQYVTNPEEDWIRYDGAYTPIVSVEKFNRANEIIRARAARLSEDELLEKLRVLLRKKGRLSGIIIDEEELLPSSSIYRSRFGSLLRVYQLIDYTPETDYTWLKTKKLVNEFNDRSTKKIIDNISHEGGWVSDTPAPGILHINDEFTLAIQSARCQRISPQRLRWKIKFRTMFSPDISIAVRMDSSNQSAVDYYIFPAIDILSEKISLEESNPYQLDLYRFDNLAPFYRLIRRVKLKES from the coding sequence ATGATTTACGCAGCCGAATACATGAGGATGTCAACTGACCACCAAAAATATTCGCTAGATAATCAATCTGGATACATAAGGGAGTATGCAAAAAAACATAATATTACGATAATCAAATCATACAATGATGCTGGTAAAAGTGGGTTGAATCTTTCAGGCAGACCAGGTCTGAAAGCGTTAATTGATGATGTTTTAGAGCATCGTATCTCTATATCATTAATTCTTGTTTACGATGTCAGTCGTTTTGGTCGATTCCAGGATACTGACGAAGCAGGCCATTATTCCCACCTTCTTAAATTAAGAGGGGTCAAAATTATTTATTGTGCAGAGCATTTCTCTGAGGCTCAGCCTGAAATGTTCACTCTGGGTCTGGCGTTATCACGACATGGCGCAGCAAGTTTCAGTCGAAACCAGTCTGAGAAAGTTTTTCTGGGCCAGGTAAACCTTATTAAAAAAGGTTACCACCAGGGGGGGCTTGCAGGTTATGGGCTCAGGCGCCTTTTAATTGATGAAAATCATAATCCTAAGGGAGAACTGAAACACGGGCAACGCAAAAGTATTCAGACCGATCGGGTCATTCTGACGCCCGGTCCTAGGGAAGAGATCAGCATCGTTAATCGCATCTTCGATATGTTCAATGACGAAGGTAAACCAGAATTAGTCATCGCCTCTGAATTGAATCGCAGGCAGATCCTTGCTGAAAATGGAAGTTGCTGGAGCAGAGCAAAAGTACATCAAATCCTGACCAGTGAAAAATATATAGGAAACAGCGTTTATAACAAAACATCTTTCAAGCTAAAACAACAGTATGTTACCAATCCAGAAGAGGACTGGATACGCTATGATGGAGCTTACACCCCCATTGTTTCGGTTGAAAAATTTAATCGGGCTAACGAAATTATCAGAGCGCGTGCCGCACGGCTATCTGAGGATGAATTGCTGGAGAAATTACGAGTTCTGTTGAGAAAAAAAGGAAGATTATCAGGCATTATCATTGATGAAGAAGAACTTCTTCCATCCAGCAGTATTTATCGCTCTCGTTTTGGGAGTCTCTTACGTGTATACCAATTAATCGACTACACTCCAGAGACTGATTACACATGGTTAAAAACCAAAAAACTGGTTAACGAGTTTAACGACAGGTCAACAAAAAAAATTATCGATAACATCAGTCATGAAGGGGGGTGGGTAAGCGATACACCAGCACCAGGAATACTTCACATTAATGATGAGTTTACTCTTGCTATACAGTCTGCACGCTGTCAGCGCATCAGCCCCCAAAGACTACGGTGGAAAATAAAATTCAGGACAATGTTCTCACCTGATATCAGTATTGCCGTGAGAATGGACAGTTCAAATCAGTCTGCCGTTGACTATTATATATTTCCCGCGATAGATATTCTCTCCGAGAAAATATCATTAGAGGAAAGTAATCCTTATCAACTAGACCTGTACCGTTTTGATAACCTAGCCCCTTTTTACCGGCTAATAAGAAGAGTAAAATTAAAGGAGTCATGA
- a CDS encoding tyrosine-type recombinase/integrase, translating to MALTDAKIRAAKPDEKPYKLADSGNMFLLVHPNGSRYWRLRYRFLGKEKTLALGVYPEVSLSEAREKRDTARKQIAEGTDPCEQKRIKKSVPETAQTFEGIAKQWHKSNKKWSVSHSEKILKSLETHVFPFIGSRDITTLKTPDLLVPVKAAEAKEIYEIAARLQQRITAIMRYAAQSGIISYNPAVDMAGALTTVKRRHRPALALNRISELLERLDSYRGQPLTRLATKLTLLIFIRSSELRFARWSEIDFEKAMWTIPPERKPIEGVKYSHRGSKMRTEHLVPLSTQALNILQQIHTISGEHELIFTGDHNPWKPMSENTVNNALRLMGYDTKVDVCGHGFRAMACSSLIESGLWSRDAVERQMSHQERNGVRAAYIHKAEFLDERRLMLQWWADFLDANEEKTVSPFDFAKLQSR from the coding sequence ATGGCGCTCACTGACGCTAAAATCCGTGCAGCTAAACCGGATGAAAAACCTTATAAACTTGCCGACAGCGGCAACATGTTTTTGCTCGTTCACCCTAACGGCTCGCGCTACTGGCGGCTCCGCTACCGGTTTCTGGGCAAAGAGAAAACGCTCGCTCTGGGTGTCTATCCTGAAGTCTCGTTATCAGAAGCAAGGGAAAAACGCGATACGGCGAGGAAGCAGATAGCTGAAGGAACTGACCCGTGCGAACAGAAACGGATCAAAAAATCTGTACCTGAAACAGCTCAGACATTTGAAGGCATCGCCAAACAGTGGCATAAGAGCAACAAAAAATGGTCAGTCTCACATAGCGAGAAGATCCTAAAAAGCCTCGAGACTCATGTGTTTCCCTTTATCGGCTCGCGCGATATCACTACGCTGAAAACACCCGATTTGCTTGTTCCTGTCAAAGCAGCCGAAGCCAAAGAGATATACGAGATAGCTGCCCGCCTTCAGCAACGTATTACGGCAATCATGCGCTATGCTGCCCAGTCAGGCATTATCAGCTACAACCCTGCCGTTGATATGGCAGGTGCTTTAACGACAGTGAAACGCCGGCATCGCCCTGCCCTCGCCTTGAATCGCATTTCTGAACTACTTGAACGACTAGATAGCTACAGAGGACAACCTCTCACCCGACTGGCAACTAAACTCACCCTGCTCATCTTCATCCGTTCCAGTGAACTTCGCTTTGCCAGGTGGTCCGAGATCGACTTCGAAAAAGCCATGTGGACCATTCCTCCTGAGCGGAAACCTATTGAAGGGGTCAAGTATTCCCATCGTGGCTCAAAAATGCGCACAGAGCATCTTGTGCCACTCTCTACTCAGGCGCTGAATATACTGCAACAGATCCACACTATCAGCGGAGAACATGAACTGATTTTCACCGGCGATCACAATCCATGGAAACCCATGAGTGAGAACACGGTGAATAACGCACTGCGGCTGATGGGCTACGATACAAAGGTCGATGTCTGTGGTCACGGCTTCCGGGCAATGGCCTGTAGTTCGTTGATTGAATCAGGATTATGGTCCAGGGACGCAGTGGAACGCCAGATGAGCCATCAGGAGCGAAATGGCGTACGTGCAGCTTATATCCACAAAGCGGAGTTTCTGGATGAACGCAGGCTGATGCTGCAATGGTGGGCTGATTTTCTGGATGCAAATGAGGAAAAAACAGTGAGCCCGTTTGACTTCGCAAAACTCCAGTCTCGATAG
- the dicD gene encoding division control transcriptional repressor DicD, with product MQREHVLDTALGLLEQQGLATATLEMLAEKLDVQPGDLKRFWPDREALLYDCLRYHGQQIDTWRRQLLLDENLSPQQKLLARYDVLAEYVQQDRYPGCLFIAACSFFPETDHPIHQLAEQQKLTSLELTRELLREMDADDADMVAQQMELIQEGCLSKLLVKRQLQDVSVAKRLAEDILQVAQCRRNGALS from the coding sequence GTGCAACGTGAACACGTCCTTGATACCGCGCTGGGCCTGTTGGAACAACAGGGCCTGGCGACCGCCACATTAGAGATGCTGGCGGAAAAACTCGACGTTCAACCCGGCGATCTCAAACGGTTCTGGCCGGATCGCGAAGCGCTGCTGTACGACTGCCTGCGCTACCACGGCCAACAGATCGACACCTGGCGCCGCCAGCTGCTGCTGGACGAAAATCTGAGCCCGCAGCAAAAGCTGCTGGCGCGCTATGACGTGCTGGCGGAATACGTGCAGCAAGACCGCTATCCCGGCTGCCTGTTTATCGCCGCCTGCAGCTTCTTCCCGGAAACGGACCACCCGATCCACCAGCTGGCGGAGCAGCAAAAGCTGACATCGCTGGAGCTGACCCGCGAATTGCTGCGTGAAATGGACGCCGACGACGCCGACATGGTGGCGCAGCAAATGGAGCTGATTCAGGAAGGCTGCCTGAGCAAACTGCTGGTAAAACGCCAGCTCCAGGACGTATCGGTCGCCAAACGGCTGGCGGAAGACATCTTGCAGGTGGCGCAGTGCCGCCGCAACGGGGCGCTGAGCTGA
- a CDS encoding protein-disulfide reductase DsbD, whose product MDQRFIKLILLLGSLFFLPQAAQASLFAPKGGSQFVPVDRAFAFDFKQQGNQVTLNWQIRPGYYLYRQQIKLVPQQATLGAFTLPEGLSHKDEFFGEVAIFKQQLNLQVPLQQAAANASLSVTYQGCAEAGFCYPPETRVIPLDAVSAGAAAPLPAAAPAEAPAAPASLPFSPLWALLIGIGIAFTPCVLPMYPLISGIILGRDRPQSSGRILALAVVYVQGMALTYTLLGLVVAAAGLQFQAALQHPYVLIGLSVLFIALALSMFGLYSLQLPSALQTRLANWSNTQRGGSLTGVFLMGALAGLICSPCTTAPLSAILLYIAQSGNLWAGGGTLYLYALGMGIPLVIVTLFGNRLLPRSGPWMQYVKEAFGFVILALPVFLLERVIGDLWGMRLWSLLGLVFFGWAFALSLRSARGWARALQLLLLAAAVIAARPLQDWAFGADQAQQAAQPHLAFTRINNVAQLDLALQQARGKPVMLDLYADWCVACKEFEKYTFSDAAVQASLGNAVLLQADVTANSAEQAALLKHLQVLGLPTILFFDPAGQELTAQRVTGFMKAEAFNAHLQKVMR is encoded by the coding sequence ATGGATCAACGCTTCATTAAACTGATTTTGCTGCTGGGCAGCCTGTTCTTCCTGCCGCAGGCGGCGCAGGCTTCACTGTTCGCGCCGAAGGGCGGCAGCCAGTTCGTGCCCGTCGATCGGGCCTTCGCTTTCGATTTCAAACAGCAAGGCAACCAGGTAACGCTGAACTGGCAGATCCGCCCCGGCTATTACCTGTATCGTCAGCAGATCAAACTGGTGCCACAGCAGGCGACGCTCGGCGCCTTTACCCTGCCGGAAGGATTGAGCCACAAGGACGAGTTCTTCGGCGAAGTCGCCATCTTCAAGCAGCAGCTTAATCTGCAGGTGCCGCTGCAACAGGCAGCGGCCAACGCCAGCCTCAGCGTCACCTATCAGGGCTGCGCCGAGGCCGGCTTCTGCTATCCGCCGGAAACCCGGGTGATCCCGCTGGATGCCGTCAGCGCAGGCGCTGCCGCCCCGCTCCCGGCCGCTGCACCGGCTGAAGCGCCCGCCGCACCGGCCAGCCTGCCGTTTTCGCCGCTGTGGGCGCTGCTGATCGGCATCGGCATCGCCTTCACGCCGTGCGTGCTGCCGATGTACCCGCTGATCTCCGGCATCATTCTCGGCCGTGACCGGCCACAAAGCAGCGGCCGCATTCTGGCGCTGGCGGTGGTTTACGTGCAGGGCATGGCGCTGACCTATACCCTGCTCGGGTTGGTGGTGGCCGCCGCCGGCCTGCAGTTCCAGGCGGCGCTGCAACATCCTTATGTCTTGATCGGCCTGTCGGTGCTGTTCATCGCCCTGGCGCTGTCGATGTTCGGCCTCTATTCCCTGCAGCTGCCTTCCGCACTGCAAACCCGGCTGGCTAACTGGAGCAACACCCAGCGCGGCGGCTCGCTGACCGGCGTGTTCCTGATGGGCGCCCTGGCCGGGCTGATTTGCTCGCCCTGCACCACCGCGCCGCTCAGCGCCATCCTGCTGTATATCGCCCAGAGCGGCAATCTGTGGGCCGGCGGCGGCACGCTGTACCTGTACGCGCTGGGGATGGGCATTCCGCTGGTGATCGTCACCCTGTTCGGCAACCGCCTGCTGCCGCGCAGCGGCCCGTGGATGCAGTACGTGAAAGAGGCCTTCGGCTTCGTCATTCTGGCGCTGCCGGTGTTCCTGCTGGAGCGAGTGATCGGCGATCTGTGGGGCATGCGTTTGTGGAGCCTGCTCGGCCTGGTGTTCTTCGGTTGGGCCTTCGCCCTGAGCCTGAGAAGCGCGCGCGGCTGGGCTCGCGCCTTGCAACTGCTGCTGCTGGCGGCGGCGGTGATCGCCGCGCGGCCGCTGCAGGACTGGGCTTTCGGCGCAGACCAGGCGCAGCAGGCCGCTCAGCCGCACCTGGCCTTTACCCGCATCAACAACGTCGCACAGCTCGATCTGGCGCTGCAACAGGCGCGCGGCAAGCCGGTGATGCTCGATCTGTACGCCGACTGGTGCGTAGCCTGTAAAGAGTTCGAGAAATACACCTTCAGCGATGCGGCGGTGCAGGCGAGCCTGGGCAACGCGGTGCTGCTGCAGGCGGATGTGACCGCCAACAGCGCGGAACAGGCGGCGCTGCTGAAGCACCTGCAGGTGCTGGGGCTGCCGACGATCCTGTTCTTCGATCCGGCGGGCCAGGAACTGACGGCGCAGCGGGTCACTGGTTTTATGAAGGCGGAAGCCTTCAACGCGCATTTGCAGAAAGTGATGCGATAA
- the cutA gene encoding divalent cation tolerance protein CutA: MSDCEAVVILCTAPDEASAQELAARVLGDQLAACATLLPGATSLYYWEGKLEQEYEVQMLFKSDRRRQQALLDTLKQHHPYQTPELLVLPVMAGDKDYLSWINASLN, from the coding sequence ATGTCTGATTGCGAAGCTGTCGTCATACTCTGTACCGCACCCGATGAAGCCAGCGCCCAGGAACTGGCGGCGCGGGTCTTGGGCGATCAGCTGGCGGCCTGCGCCACGCTGCTGCCCGGCGCCACCTCGCTGTATTACTGGGAAGGGAAGCTGGAACAGGAATACGAGGTGCAGATGCTGTTCAAAAGCGATCGCCGCCGTCAGCAGGCCCTGCTCGACACCCTGAAACAACATCACCCCTACCAGACGCCCGAGCTGCTGGTATTGCCGGTGATGGCCGGAGATAAAGACTACCTGTCATGGATCAACGCTTCATTAAACTGA
- a CDS encoding anaerobic C4-dicarboxylate transporter: MLAVELVIVLLAIFLGARLGGIGIGFAGGLGVLVLALIGVKPGSIPFDVISIIMAVIAAISAMQVAGGMDYLVQQTEKLLRKNPKHITILAPIVTYFLTIFAGTGNISLSALPVIAEVAKEQGIKPCRPLSTAVVSAQIAITASPISAAVVYMSSVMEGHGVSYLHLLMVVIPSTFCAVLVMSLLVTWLFDSKLSNDPVYLKRLEEGLITLRGNNALAIKPRAKTSVLLFLLGVLCVVAYAIINSPGLGLVAKPLMNTTNAILIIMLSVATLTTLLCRVDTDMVLNSSTFKAGMSACICILGVAWLGDTFVQANIDWIKETAGSVIQAHPWLLAVIFFFCSALLYSQAATAKALMPMALALNVSPLTAVASFAAVSGLFILPTYPTLVAAVQMDDTGTTRIGRFVFNHPFFIPGTMGVIFAVVFGFLLGSVML; the protein is encoded by the coding sequence ATGCTAGCCGTAGAATTGGTTATCGTTCTGCTGGCCATCTTTTTAGGGGCCAGGTTGGGCGGTATCGGTATCGGGTTCGCGGGGGGATTGGGCGTTCTGGTCCTGGCGCTGATCGGCGTCAAGCCGGGCAGCATCCCTTTCGACGTGATTTCCATCATCATGGCGGTGATCGCGGCGATCTCCGCCATGCAGGTCGCCGGGGGGATGGACTACCTGGTGCAGCAGACCGAAAAGCTGCTGCGCAAGAACCCCAAACATATCACCATTCTCGCCCCTATCGTCACCTACTTCCTGACCATCTTCGCCGGCACCGGCAACATCTCGCTCTCGGCGCTGCCGGTGATCGCCGAGGTGGCGAAAGAACAGGGCATCAAACCTTGCCGGCCGCTGTCGACCGCCGTCGTCTCCGCCCAGATCGCCATCACCGCCTCGCCGATCTCCGCCGCGGTGGTGTACATGTCTTCGGTGATGGAAGGCCACGGCGTCAGCTACCTGCATCTGCTGATGGTGGTGATCCCGTCCACCTTCTGCGCGGTGCTGGTGATGTCGCTGCTGGTGACCTGGCTGTTCGACTCCAAACTGTCTAACGACCCGGTGTACCTGAAACGCCTGGAAGAGGGTCTGATCACCCTGCGCGGCAACAACGCGCTGGCGATCAAACCGCGCGCCAAAACCTCGGTGCTGCTGTTCCTGCTGGGCGTGCTGTGCGTGGTGGCCTACGCCATCATCAACAGCCCGGGCCTGGGCCTGGTGGCCAAGCCGCTGATGAACACCACCAACGCCATCCTGATCATCATGCTGAGCGTCGCCACGCTGACCACCCTGCTGTGCCGCGTCGACACCGACATGGTGCTGAACTCCAGCACCTTCAAGGCCGGCATGAGCGCCTGTATCTGTATCCTCGGCGTCGCCTGGCTGGGCGACACCTTCGTGCAGGCCAATATCGATTGGATCAAAGAGACGGCCGGCAGCGTCATTCAGGCGCACCCGTGGCTGCTGGCGGTGATCTTCTTCTTCTGCTCGGCGCTGCTGTACTCGCAGGCCGCCACCGCCAAGGCGCTGATGCCGATGGCGCTGGCGCTGAACGTGTCGCCGCTGACCGCCGTCGCCTCCTTCGCCGCCGTTTCCGGCCTGTTCATCCTGCCGACCTACCCGACGCTGGTCGCCGCGGTGCAGATGGACGATACCGGCACCACGCGCATCGGCCGCTTCGTGTTCAACCATCCGTTCTTCATTCCCGGCACCATGGGCGTGATCTTCGCGGTGGTATTCGGCTTCCTGCTCGGCAGCGTCATGCTGTAA